The DNA window GGAATAACTCAATCCGGTTTTCAATCCTAATTCAGTTGCAAAATATGCGATCTTTTGGAACATTGTTCTGCCTATTGGCCAATGATAGGGTTCATTTTCGATTCTCGCAAGAACCTCAACAATCGCTATCAATCCGGGCTCAATTTTGTTGTTGATTGATCTGCCTGATATGACTGCCTGTTCGACATCTCTTGAAAGGAACTCCGGCGTAAGTTCTTCAGGCGAAGTTCCGAGTGGAGCATACAGTTCCACGGGAATATCAAGTTTTTTCATATGCCTGTATAAAGTCGGGCCGACAATTTTCCATTCAAGCTGTCCATGTCCACAACCAAGTGGCGGTAAAGCAATAGATGTAATACCCCACTCTTTATAATGCTGTTCAAAAAAATTTAAGCCTCTTACTATATCTGATATGTTAGAAACCGAACGCCAGTGTTCCTTTGTAGGGAAATTTAATATCCATGGAGCGGTAAGTTTCTTGTATAGATAGGGCTCACCAAGTTTTACCTTGCCTTCAGCACATCGCTTAACATAGTCTTCGAACATATCAGGGAAACGCTTTTTAAATTCAAGGGCAATCCCTTTGCCCATTATGCCGACAGTATTTACTGTATTTACCAGTGTCTGACACTTAGACTCGAATAAATCACCAACCAAAACGTTTACCATCATATCCTCATTGGAAAAACAAATCCGGATTAACAGTGATTATAAATTCCGGTTTAATTTCATTGATTATATCATAAAGATTTATTTTGCTCTCTTCGCATGAAACATATGCACCAAGAATATAATCTGTTGGCACCTTATCAGGCACTAAGACTTCTGAGCACTTTATCGAAGCATGACGGAATTTTTCTATTGGATCATCGTGAGTCCAATACCTTGCAAATACACGCTCTCTGTCAATTACCCTTAAACCTTCTGATACTCTATAAAACCTGACGTAATCACTCGAAGCATTTCCGTCTGTAATTACCACCTGAGGTAAATTGTAAATATCCTTGTTCACTTTAACTACACATAATTCTCTATGAAAATCCTTTCTTTTAAACATCATGGGGTTTCTTGCATGAAAATAGAGATTTACATATTGATGTAATGGCCGTCCACCGGGAACAACCACCTTTTTGCGTCGTTCCTGAATTTCATCCATAGCAACAGACTGATGAGGAATTTTCTCTGCCCTCTTGTGAGACAGGATGCCCATCGTACAAATAGATCCCATATTCCTAAGCGGGGTAATGTAGTGAAGTTCTTCTAAGTCCTCAAAGGTCACTGAATATTTTTACCCGTCCTTTTTATCGTTCTACTGCCTTTTCAATAATCCCCGCTACGTCAGCAGGATCTTTGGATACAGCCCATTGCCATTTACCAAACCCGCCGTGAGCATTAACTGCCCGAACCCATTCATCCAAAAAATTTCGCTTTGTTTTGTCTTTTGGAGCATCCTTCCCTTTTGTTTCAAGAACAAGATAATCACCTGTTTTTAAGCGGATTATAAAATCGGGACGGTACTTGTGAACTATACCTTCAAAGACATAAAGAACTTCAAAGCCAAGGTGATCGTTCTTCACCCATGCTGAGATATTTGAATTCCGGTCAAGTTCAAATGATTCGCTCGCTTCCCATGTGCTATCAAATACACAGAAATTGATATGAGATCTTTTTGTATGTGCGCAAGGCTTACCTGTATACCATGTACGCATGTCTCCAGTTGAGCGGATAGGATTGTCTGTGTCAAATATAGGCTCAAGCGACTCTGTATTTTCGCATCTGATTTCTTCCCAGATATGTTGAACTGTTTTAGACATATTTAAAAGTATTAAAATCCTATGTCTAATCTCCTCCTGATAAAAAAGAGGTGGATTGATCCTGATTTTATCAGATGCGATAAATTGCTCAACAATCCTGATGAGCTGTGCAAGAAGAAATTCTTTGTTTCCACTCCAGGTCGGCTTCATCTGGTCATATATGTCCCTTGCGGTCTCAAAGATGATTTTTTGCATTCTGAACTCCTTACCTAAGTCCTCAAGGTCTATTTCGGATATTTTTGTAATATCGGGCTTCCCATCTATAATAGGAGCCATTTCAACTAGTCTTGCAGTGTCATACGCATTCAATTCAATTGGTTTCACCTTGTCAATGTCCAGCTTTAGCACAGGTTTATATGAATGGTTAATGCGGATAATATTGGGCCATTTAATTTCATATTGCTGTTTTTCTTTGACAGGCTCTATCTTAGTCTTTGGTGATGGCGGAGGCGGCGGTGGGCCATCTGTAGATTCATGAGGCAGAAACGTAAAAGGCACTCCAAATATGTTTACATATTCTGCATCGAATAAACCGGTTTTTGGATTAACTTCATAAGAGGTTCTCCTCAACCCCCTGCCCACAACCTGTTCACAAAGCAATTGGCTTGAAAATGCACGAAGACCCATTATATGTGTAACCGTCTTTGCATCCCATCCCTCAGAAAGCATACCAACAGAAATCACTTTCTGGATGCGCTCTCCTTCTTTTCCAGTCTGTCCGACTGTATCAACAGTTCTTCTTAAAATTTCTGCTTGCTCTTTCTTGGAAAGCTTTTTTACAGGCTCCTCGTTTTGATCTTCCTCGTCAGTAATTTGTTCGATAGGGCTAACCTCTTCTTGTGATTCAGCTATTTCGAGAACCTTTGAATCTATGTGCAGTATTTGTTCAGGAATGCACAGTTCATCAATTCGAATCTTTTTATGTTCAAATGCATAGTGTACTCTTGCAGCGGTCTCAGTCCTGTTAGCGACGGTTATCATTACAGGTGGTGTAGGGAATTCAGAATTCTCCCATTTTTTTGCTGTTTCAAGCCAGTCCTTGCCGAGAAGGTAATAACCATTTATGACAAGA is part of the Nitrospirota bacterium genome and encodes:
- a CDS encoding DUF4433 domain-containing protein; the encoded protein is MTFEDLEELHYITPLRNMGSICTMGILSHKRAEKIPHQSVAMDEIQERRKKVVVPGGRPLHQYVNLYFHARNPMMFKRKDFHRELCVVKVNKDIYNLPQVVITDGNASSDYVRFYRVSEGLRVIDRERVFARYWTHDDPIEKFRHASIKCSEVLVPDKVPTDYILGAYVSCEESKINLYDIINEIKPEFIITVNPDLFFQ
- a CDS encoding macro domain-containing protein; this translates as MMVNVLVGDLFESKCQTLVNTVNTVGIMGKGIALEFKKRFPDMFEDYVKRCAEGKVKLGEPYLYKKLTAPWILNFPTKEHWRSVSNISDIVRGLNFFEQHYKEWGITSIALPPLGCGHGQLEWKIVGPTLYRHMKKLDIPVELYAPLGTSPEELTPEFLSRDVEQAVISGRSINNKIEPGLIAIVEVLARIENEPYHWPIGRTMFQKIAYFATELGLKTGLSYSRGSFGPFAADLKFKITKLVNNGLIKEEQLGRMFSVRPGPTFDDALKLYREEIHQAQPIIERLTDLFLRINTTHQAELASTVHFAAKSYQKDHKEMPSEGDVLNEVMEWKQRRRPSYDKSEVAKTIRNLASFGLISVRSSKDLPVAEEVFV
- a CDS encoding BPTD_3080 family restriction endonuclease, translated to MKTTIDQLIINSPYEEPKHYWSYDRETRTFSLKEGRRPAGYVIASESSRAFDDPGIFIEIPIVNKIRPRVKAWRESGYAGVTGITKRLLEHWHNSEEREFKRFFFCQLEAIETIIWLNEAPDSEKVGIEIPSDGGEFRRLCSKMATGSGKTIVMAMLIAWQVLNKITYPQDTRFSKNIFVVAPGLTVKSRLQVLLPSGKNNYYEEFNIIPVALLDKLRQGKVLIRNWHALNWETEEKLAKKKSVDKRGVKSNEAYVCEVLGEIARAQNIVVINDEAHHAWRIPAESKIKGVSKEDIEEATKWIGGLDRIHKTRGILNCYDFSATPFAPSGKKSSEEALFDWIISDFGLNDAIESGLVKTPRVVVRDDGKLTKDYKSRLYHIYNDPDVKDDLSRKAEEHETLPDLVINGYYLLGKDWLETAKKWENSEFPTPPVMITVANRTETAARVHYAFEHKKIRIDELCIPEQILHIDSKVLEIAESQEEVSPIEQITDEEDQNEEPVKKLSKKEQAEILRRTVDTVGQTGKEGERIQKVISVGMLSEGWDAKTVTHIMGLRAFSSQLLCEQVVGRGLRRTSYEVNPKTGLFDAEYVNIFGVPFTFLPHESTDGPPPPPPSPKTKIEPVKEKQQYEIKWPNIIRINHSYKPVLKLDIDKVKPIELNAYDTARLVEMAPIIDGKPDITKISEIDLEDLGKEFRMQKIIFETARDIYDQMKPTWSGNKEFLLAQLIRIVEQFIASDKIRINPPLFYQEEIRHRILILLNMSKTVQHIWEEIRCENTESLEPIFDTDNPIRSTGDMRTWYTGKPCAHTKRSHINFCVFDSTWEASESFELDRNSNISAWVKNDHLGFEVLYVFEGIVHKYRPDFIIRLKTGDYLVLETKGKDAPKDKTKRNFLDEWVRAVNAHGGFGKWQWAVSKDPADVAGIIEKAVER